From Pseudothermotoga thermarum DSM 5069, a single genomic window includes:
- a CDS encoding bifunctional adenosylcobinamide kinase/adenosylcobinamide-phosphate guanylyltransferase — MILITGGVKSGKSRKALEIAKKFEKRAFIATGVGFDKEMKERIERHKKERGDDFVTFEEPLKIYEVISRIKDQFDVIVVDCLTTWLGNLFFEYQDDFETIERHVNLLLENLCGKELIVTNEVGLGVIPADFVTRKYVETLGKLNSLIAQRCDEVYLMVCGIGVRIK; from the coding sequence TTGATTTTGATAACCGGTGGTGTAAAATCTGGAAAAAGCAGAAAAGCTTTGGAAATAGCAAAAAAGTTTGAAAAGCGTGCTTTCATCGCCACAGGAGTTGGCTTTGATAAAGAGATGAAAGAGAGAATCGAAAGACACAAAAAAGAAAGAGGGGATGATTTTGTAACCTTTGAAGAACCTTTAAAGATATATGAGGTCATCTCAAGGATAAAAGATCAGTTTGATGTGATCGTTGTGGATTGTTTAACAACATGGCTTGGAAATTTGTTTTTTGAATATCAAGATGATTTTGAAACGATAGAGCGCCATGTGAACCTTTTACTTGAAAATCTTTGTGGAAAGGAGCTGATCGTAACCAACGAAGTTGGCCTTGGGGTGATTCCGGCAGACTTTGTTACTAGAAAGTATGTTGAAACACTTGGAAAGTTAAACTCTTTGATAGCACAAAGATGCGACGAAGTGTATCTAATGGTTTGTGGAATAGGGGTCAGGATAAAATGA
- the mreB gene encoding rod shape-determining protein: protein MVKRDLGIDLGTANTLVYVRGKGIVINEPSVVAINTETGEILKVGLEAKMMLGKTPASIMAVRPLRDGVIADYDVALAMLKYFIGKTRPSISFLRPRVVIGVPIGITNVERRAILEAGLDAGASKVFLIEEPMASAIGIDLDVEEPNGNMIVDIGGGTTEVAVISLGSIVVWDSIRIAGDEMDEAIVQYIREMYRLSIGERTAERIKIDIGNVYPEPEYDSLETVVTGIDLSSGLPRKIVIRGGEIREALMGPVSAIIESIKSTLERTPPELATDIVERGIVTVGGGSLLRGIDKLIEKETGIKVVKVDDPLTCVAKGAGKALEKVDILKRLQQVD from the coding sequence ATGGTTAAAAGAGATTTAGGAATAGATCTTGGAACTGCTAATACACTTGTTTACGTTCGTGGTAAAGGCATAGTTATAAACGAACCATCTGTTGTTGCGATAAACACTGAAACTGGAGAAATTTTAAAAGTTGGTCTTGAGGCAAAGATGATGCTCGGTAAAACCCCCGCTTCCATAATGGCTGTTCGACCACTACGCGATGGTGTTATAGCAGATTACGATGTAGCATTGGCGATGCTGAAATATTTCATAGGTAAAACCAGACCTTCCATTTCTTTTTTAAGACCTCGCGTCGTCATAGGGGTACCTATTGGTATAACGAACGTTGAAAGACGAGCCATCTTGGAAGCCGGTTTAGATGCAGGAGCTTCCAAGGTTTTTCTAATAGAAGAACCAATGGCAAGTGCCATTGGTATAGATTTGGATGTTGAAGAACCGAACGGAAACATGATCGTCGACATCGGTGGTGGGACAACGGAAGTTGCGGTTATTTCACTCGGTAGCATTGTCGTTTGGGATTCGATAAGAATAGCTGGAGATGAAATGGATGAAGCCATAGTTCAATATATCCGTGAGATGTATAGATTGTCGATTGGCGAAAGAACCGCTGAAAGAATAAAGATCGACATAGGAAATGTTTACCCCGAACCGGAGTACGATTCGCTTGAAACGGTTGTAACTGGTATTGACTTGTCCTCTGGGTTGCCCAGGAAAATAGTCATCAGGGGTGGAGAAATCAGAGAAGCTTTGATGGGACCAGTATCGGCAATAATCGAAAGCATTAAGTCCACTTTGGAAAGAACCCCACCTGAGCTTGCCACCGACATAGTTGAACGTGGTATTGTAACCGTTGGTGGAGGATCGCTCTTACGCGGTATAGACAAATTGATAGAAAAAGAAACAGGAATAAAAGTTGTTAAGGTAGATGATCCTCTTACTTGTGTTGCGAAAGGAGCAGGAAAAGCGCTGGAAAAGGTTGACATTCTGAAGAGGTTGCAGCAGGTGGATTGA
- a CDS encoding lysylphosphatidylglycerol synthase transmembrane domain-containing protein, translated as MVTGIILGILLSIGVTVLISLFSAGREILSVLQMVKKDRLLFAALMYTISIILDALRTKLLSKVAKTKIKYPKCVENTLLGLYTSAITPFSMGGQPFQIYHLFKMGMSLESASMVVGIKFITSFTTTLGLVFFFLLLYGKKLISTTASSLIIYGGMVLTVSMYMFFLLLILNKDLTHRIFTSKFMVKILSIILRKRKEQVLQKAVQSVSKYFELINQLWKQSKKTVFLNIVITLGEIFLVHTVPYVVATSLSSLRISYPQFFGAIITMTVVVYFVPTPGSSGGVEAAFYMMFRNMCSPAVVSATILLWRFLTFHLVILIGTILLSKTIYEIKSRVQSKETNQT; from the coding sequence ATAGTCACCGGTATAATTCTTGGAATTCTTCTCAGCATAGGCGTGACAGTTTTAATATCGTTATTTTCAGCGGGCAGAGAAATTTTATCGGTGCTTCAGATGGTTAAAAAAGACCGCTTGCTTTTTGCCGCCTTGATGTACACAATTTCCATCATTCTAGATGCGTTGAGAACAAAGCTGCTTTCAAAAGTTGCGAAGACAAAAATCAAATACCCCAAATGCGTTGAGAACACACTGCTTGGACTTTACACCTCAGCGATAACTCCTTTTTCAATGGGAGGTCAACCATTTCAAATCTACCATCTTTTCAAAATGGGAATGTCTCTTGAATCCGCATCGATGGTTGTCGGAATAAAGTTCATAACTTCTTTCACAACAACTTTAGGATTAGTGTTTTTCTTTTTGCTCTTGTACGGGAAGAAGTTGATTTCAACAACAGCTTCCTCGCTCATAATATACGGCGGCATGGTGCTAACTGTGTCAATGTACATGTTCTTCCTGTTACTGATACTCAACAAAGATTTGACTCATCGCATCTTTACGTCAAAATTTATGGTGAAAATTCTATCGATCATTCTTAGAAAAAGAAAAGAACAAGTATTGCAAAAAGCAGTTCAATCGGTATCCAAATACTTTGAACTGATCAATCAACTTTGGAAACAATCGAAAAAAACGGTGTTTTTAAACATCGTAATAACTTTGGGAGAAATCTTTCTTGTTCACACCGTGCCGTACGTTGTTGCTACAAGCCTTAGTTCTTTGAGAATAAGCTATCCACAGTTTTTCGGTGCTATCATCACGATGACAGTAGTTGTTTACTTTGTTCCAACACCGGGATCCTCTGGGGGTGTTGAAGCAGCTTTTTACATGATGTTTCGCAATATGTGCTCACCGGCTGTGGTAAGCGCAACCATATTGCTTTGGCGCTTTCTCACCTTTCATTTGGTAATACTCATAGGTACAATTCTGCTTTCAAAAACGATTTATGAAATCAAATCAAGAGTGCAATCAAAAGAGACAAACCAAACATGA
- the cobT gene encoding nicotinate-nucleotide--dimethylbenzimidazole phosphoribosyltransferase, translating into MDRKELEKMIINRLNNLTKPVGSLGELERIALKIGLIQQKVIPELFKDKRIYVFAADHGVTECSISAYPREVTKQMVFNFLNGGAAINVFAKHVGAKVFVVDAGVDADFEDHPFLIKRKVGYATKNIAFGPAMSKEEAVKCIQYGREIARSAILQGADLLVVGDMGIGNTTIAAAIAAAFGFDVDEVVDIGTPIDQKTLERKKQVVRQALEVNKPDRKDAIDVLSKVGGFCIGQMVGFILEACENRCPVVVDGFPTTAALLIAYEMNKNILDFVFAGHKSKVKGHEVMLKYLGLRPILDLEMRLGEGTGAALAISIIEAAIKMISQMATFESAGVSKGSDQT; encoded by the coding sequence ATGGATCGTAAAGAACTTGAAAAAATGATAATCAACAGGTTGAACAATCTCACAAAACCTGTTGGAAGCCTTGGCGAACTTGAAAGAATTGCTTTAAAGATTGGATTGATACAGCAAAAGGTTATACCAGAGCTTTTCAAGGACAAAAGGATTTATGTTTTTGCGGCAGATCATGGGGTTACAGAATGTAGTATTTCGGCTTATCCAAGGGAAGTTACAAAGCAAATGGTTTTCAATTTTTTGAACGGAGGGGCAGCGATCAATGTTTTTGCAAAGCATGTTGGGGCAAAAGTCTTCGTCGTGGATGCTGGTGTCGATGCAGATTTTGAAGATCATCCATTTTTGATAAAACGAAAAGTTGGATACGCTACTAAAAACATAGCATTCGGACCAGCGATGAGTAAAGAAGAAGCTGTCAAATGTATTCAATACGGAAGGGAAATAGCAAGGTCGGCTATATTACAAGGAGCAGATTTGTTGGTGGTTGGGGATATGGGAATCGGAAATACAACGATTGCAGCTGCAATTGCAGCTGCGTTTGGATTCGATGTGGATGAGGTTGTTGACATTGGAACACCTATTGACCAGAAAACTTTGGAAAGGAAAAAACAGGTGGTTAGGCAAGCCCTTGAGGTGAACAAACCAGACAGAAAAGATGCAATAGATGTGCTTTCAAAAGTTGGTGGTTTCTGCATTGGTCAGATGGTTGGTTTTATACTTGAAGCCTGTGAAAATCGTTGTCCTGTTGTTGTGGACGGTTTTCCAACAACGGCAGCACTTTTGATTGCCTATGAAATGAACAAAAACATTTTAGATTTTGTCTTTGCAGGTCATAAGTCGAAAGTCAAAGGTCATGAGGTTATGTTGAAATACTTGGGGTTAAGACCCATATTGGATTTAGAAATGAGGCTTGGCGAAGGTACAGGGGCAGCCTTGGCTATCTCAATCATCGAAGCTGCCATAAAGATGATTTCACAGATGGCAACTTTTGAATCTGCTGGAGTATCAAAAGGGAGTGATCAAACTTGA
- a CDS encoding adenosylcobinamide-GDP ribazoletransferase, translating to MRFFEKFLLSLSFLSRIPLKLPERYFSDDSLKSSVVFFPAVGYLPGLIYLFLLSFGDLLSRFFALVVVFWLFDLFHFDGLLDTLDGFLNQSNKEKRLEIMSKGNVGPFAVFFGMLYVVLLWELTSLVEPVFFLVAAVLGRWGMNVLLTFSKPAKTTGLAFSLYPTRKLYAVLALFFTIPLVFVCQKCFFVFVLIVFAFSMSFSKISNKKIGGITGDVLGASCMINQLLILLAAYVINEI from the coding sequence ATGAGGTTCTTTGAAAAATTTCTTTTGTCTTTGAGCTTTCTTTCAAGAATTCCTCTGAAGTTGCCCGAAAGGTATTTTTCCGACGATTCGTTGAAAAGTTCTGTTGTCTTTTTTCCAGCCGTAGGGTATCTTCCCGGGTTAATTTATTTGTTTTTGCTAAGTTTTGGTGATTTGTTGTCAAGATTTTTTGCTTTAGTTGTGGTCTTTTGGCTTTTTGACTTGTTTCACTTCGATGGGCTTTTGGATACACTGGATGGCTTTTTGAATCAGTCGAATAAGGAAAAAAGACTTGAAATAATGTCTAAAGGAAATGTTGGACCTTTTGCTGTGTTTTTTGGGATGCTTTATGTTGTTCTGCTGTGGGAACTGACCAGTTTAGTTGAACCAGTTTTCTTCCTTGTTGCAGCAGTGTTGGGAAGATGGGGAATGAACGTTTTATTGACGTTTTCAAAACCTGCAAAAACAACTGGACTAGCTTTTTCACTTTATCCAACAAGGAAGTTATACGCTGTTTTAGCACTTTTCTTCACGATTCCGTTGGTATTTGTTTGTCAAAAATGCTTCTTTGTTTTTGTTCTAATTGTTTTTGCTTTTTCAATGAGTTTTTCAAAGATTTCGAATAAAAAGATAGGAGGAATAACCGGGGATGTACTTGGGGCAAGTTGCATGATCAATCAGCTATTGATTTTGCTTGCGGCTTATGTTATCAATGAAATTTAG
- a CDS encoding tetratricopeptide repeat protein, which produces MRKFLLFTFLIICAVVSANGLEYYLSAMNAYNKGMYAQALDWFEKAIQLDPKIESIDPLVKLRMGICAFAVRDYQKAKAYLSPYKDKDVVTTRILQMIDQGEPLTDEWLTWLRSRLPSTSFEPRTTTKKSVPILLLIGIFISTFSATLMLILFVNKLRARRLSIEKEIPVEEQLETQLNEVKQLLEEAGQTSASSKALTSQDLEDLEKLEQELSKLVEEVLKESSTKTEEKVTLISEENPYEILKKLEEKQTYSDEDAELISKTLEKIISNQEERSQS; this is translated from the coding sequence GTGAGAAAGTTTTTACTTTTTACGTTTTTAATCATCTGTGCAGTTGTATCTGCCAATGGTTTGGAATATTACCTTTCAGCTATGAACGCGTACAACAAAGGTATGTACGCGCAAGCCCTTGATTGGTTTGAAAAAGCAATTCAACTTGATCCAAAAATCGAGTCGATTGATCCTCTTGTGAAATTGAGAATGGGAATATGTGCTTTTGCGGTGCGAGACTACCAAAAAGCCAAAGCGTATCTTTCGCCTTACAAAGACAAAGACGTGGTAACAACAAGAATACTTCAAATGATTGATCAAGGAGAACCGTTGACAGACGAGTGGCTCACATGGTTAAGATCACGTTTACCTTCAACGTCTTTTGAACCACGTACAACCACCAAAAAATCCGTACCAATATTGCTTTTGATAGGTATTTTTATCTCGACGTTTTCTGCCACGCTGATGCTGATTTTGTTTGTAAATAAGCTGAGGGCACGAAGGTTGAGCATAGAAAAAGAAATCCCTGTGGAAGAACAGCTTGAAACACAGCTAAACGAAGTAAAACAGCTTCTTGAAGAAGCTGGACAAACGTCAGCTTCCTCGAAAGCTTTAACATCCCAAGATCTTGAAGATCTTGAAAAACTGGAACAAGAACTCAGCAAACTTGTAGAAGAAGTGCTGAAAGAAAGCTCTACAAAAACCGAAGAAAAAGTCACCTTGATCAGCGAGGAAAATCCGTACGAAATTTTGAAAAAACTTGAAGAAAAGCAAACTTACAGCGACGAGGATGCCGAACTGATCTCAAAAACTTTGGAAAAGATCATCAGTAACCAGGAAGAAAGATCACAGAGTTAG
- a CDS encoding YitT family protein, which translates to MEIIEGGDLVKKSVIVKEYIVASLGVALTAVGVVTFLIPNNIAAGGASGLAIILHHYFKLPVGIWMYIINALLFLLAFLTVGFDFSVKTIYCTFLTTFFIDFFDRIVPIPKYHAGDMFIAVFFGSVITAVGMAITFTQNASTGGTDIVARILNRFFALPIGTTLLTVDVLIGITAGVTFGAKTGMYAILAIIMNGMMIDFAMKGIETSTLVMVISEKNDEIARFVLYDLQRGATFLEGKGAYTGKDRQILLIVLKRRELGELISFIRKTDKKAFIIVSEARYTFGEGFQNIHNVF; encoded by the coding sequence ATGGAAATCATCGAAGGAGGTGATTTGGTGAAGAAATCTGTGATCGTCAAAGAATACATAGTAGCTTCACTTGGTGTGGCTCTAACTGCTGTTGGAGTGGTGACGTTTTTGATACCCAACAACATAGCGGCAGGTGGGGCAAGCGGTCTTGCGATAATTTTGCACCATTATTTTAAACTTCCCGTTGGAATTTGGATGTACATAATCAACGCTTTACTGTTCTTGCTTGCCTTTTTAACTGTAGGTTTTGATTTCAGTGTAAAGACGATATATTGCACCTTTTTGACGACATTTTTCATAGACTTTTTTGACAGAATTGTACCAATTCCAAAGTACCACGCTGGAGATATGTTCATCGCAGTCTTCTTTGGTTCGGTCATCACAGCCGTTGGTATGGCTATAACCTTTACGCAAAACGCTTCAACCGGTGGAACAGATATAGTGGCTAGGATCTTGAACAGATTTTTCGCACTTCCAATAGGAACAACTTTGCTCACGGTTGATGTTTTGATAGGTATAACGGCTGGTGTGACGTTCGGCGCAAAAACTGGTATGTATGCCATACTTGCGATAATCATGAACGGAATGATGATAGATTTCGCCATGAAAGGTATAGAGACATCTACACTCGTGATGGTCATTTCGGAGAAAAACGATGAAATTGCAAGGTTTGTTCTTTATGACCTTCAAAGAGGTGCGACGTTTTTAGAAGGAAAAGGTGCTTACACTGGCAAGGATAGACAAATTCTTTTGATTGTTTTAAAACGCCGAGAACTTGGAGAACTGATTTCATTCATAAGAAAGACTGATAAAAAGGCGTTCATAATCGTCAGTGAGGCAAGGTATACCTTTGGTGAAGGTTTTCAAAACATTCACAATGTTTTCTAA
- a CDS encoding lipase family protein, whose protein sequence is MNRLIDFLLSLLKKRLLLIVILGTTAVVLSVVFGSFIFKALTKPKKVADTVVTSTQELTIVIPDGAYSKSKFFQVKRISPSELHPSLTSVFASNVYEVFPSDGVNEFAMEPITIRYRLPSNLYLGDEYANVAIGYIPNPKEPLYRVYGGAYIQTDPSGAYVEAQVFHVSTIGLVAYVPEKQKLGLQLIKENPRSIEPVLLLIPDVDRNFLGFVSTEGKQQINFWSELFPERTIMYYEYPIISTKSKAYMDGFRQFSRINGINSFLFYEASKLATELMRLSNLEFDIVAHGIGGIIARLAVEKYPQVKNVRKIVLVSTPSGGTNIVNPIYFGTFFYEKPSQTVARNFGTESSIVDAAKAHILFYLESLGPIYREVLPKGTAVNLLGDKRQDIDYLSIVGDRPPMSINFSKTILEQFYPELSVGDGIVTPQSARIQNADFAVVAGSFLDCYLSVEFQSKIKDFLKYEKPVVPLYRKDTYPERVPQARVTERVSPQPVQSPQRVMVTVPTSYNLETIARLKERMDATGVISLHQAGSTILLHRIDGLYSSRFRIFSGEVRYPHTVAGKMGFVSGSKAYLFDGKNFTEVGTLSIPGNCLDILVTAVGIYALTKSDKINLFRWDNRWQLVGRFDGEYAKFVDADKPTFLTNHEVYRITNSGVELLVRTTELGLKEKSTDLTCFYETSNFIFLGTRAYYLLVYNKTDKSFKIVAEGWIDPQKILSSGDWVVTVGTSTLLFFDVKNQSFKSEIQKMEGQVKDAVIVGKDLYVLADNRIDVFTLP, encoded by the coding sequence ATGAACAGATTAATTGATTTTTTGCTCAGTTTATTGAAAAAAAGGCTTTTGTTAATAGTAATCTTAGGGACCACGGCGGTGGTCCTATCTGTTGTTTTTGGTTCTTTCATTTTCAAAGCTTTGACAAAACCTAAGAAAGTTGCTGATACAGTTGTGACTTCAACGCAAGAACTTACCATTGTGATTCCCGATGGCGCTTACAGCAAAAGCAAGTTCTTCCAAGTTAAAAGAATTTCACCAAGTGAGCTTCATCCAAGTTTGACTTCCGTTTTTGCGTCCAACGTGTACGAAGTTTTTCCATCCGATGGTGTGAACGAATTCGCCATGGAACCGATAACGATAAGATATAGATTACCATCGAACCTTTACCTCGGGGACGAATATGCCAACGTAGCTATTGGTTACATTCCAAATCCCAAAGAACCATTGTATCGAGTTTACGGCGGTGCGTACATACAAACCGACCCTTCAGGGGCATACGTGGAAGCGCAGGTTTTTCACGTTTCAACGATAGGATTGGTTGCATACGTTCCAGAGAAGCAAAAGCTTGGTTTACAACTTATAAAGGAAAATCCAAGATCGATCGAACCTGTTTTGCTCTTGATTCCAGACGTTGACAGAAATTTTCTTGGATTTGTCAGCACCGAGGGAAAACAGCAGATAAACTTTTGGTCTGAACTTTTCCCAGAGCGAACCATAATGTACTACGAATATCCGATAATTTCCACAAAATCGAAAGCTTACATGGATGGGTTTAGACAATTTTCAAGGATAAACGGAATAAACAGCTTTCTGTTTTATGAAGCAAGTAAATTAGCCACAGAATTGATGAGACTGAGCAATTTAGAATTTGACATCGTTGCACACGGAATAGGCGGAATAATAGCTCGTCTTGCCGTGGAAAAATATCCACAGGTTAAAAACGTTAGGAAAATCGTTCTAGTAAGCACACCAAGTGGTGGAACAAACATAGTCAACCCGATATACTTTGGAACGTTCTTTTACGAAAAACCTTCGCAAACTGTCGCCAGAAATTTTGGAACGGAAAGTTCTATAGTCGACGCTGCAAAAGCTCACATTTTGTTCTATCTAGAATCGCTTGGACCTATATATAGGGAAGTACTTCCAAAAGGAACTGCAGTGAATCTTTTGGGTGATAAAAGACAAGATATAGATTATCTATCCATTGTGGGCGATCGACCACCGATGTCCATAAACTTTTCAAAAACAATTCTTGAACAATTTTACCCTGAACTTTCTGTTGGAGATGGTATCGTTACACCACAAAGTGCACGAATACAAAATGCAGACTTTGCCGTTGTGGCAGGATCGTTCCTCGATTGCTATCTTTCAGTTGAGTTTCAAAGCAAAATAAAAGATTTTCTCAAATACGAAAAACCGGTTGTTCCACTTTACAGAAAGGATACTTACCCAGAAAGAGTACCACAAGCTAGAGTAACGGAACGCGTATCGCCACAACCGGTACAAAGCCCACAAAGAGTCATGGTGACAGTTCCAACGAGTTACAACCTTGAAACGATCGCAAGGCTGAAAGAAAGAATGGATGCAACCGGTGTGATAAGTTTGCATCAAGCTGGTTCGACAATTTTGCTGCATCGTATCGATGGGTTGTATTCATCAAGGTTTAGAATTTTCTCTGGAGAAGTGAGATACCCGCACACTGTTGCCGGGAAAATGGGATTTGTGAGCGGATCTAAGGCTTATTTGTTTGATGGAAAAAACTTTACAGAAGTTGGAACGCTATCGATTCCAGGGAACTGTTTAGACATTTTGGTAACTGCAGTGGGAATATATGCTTTAACCAAATCGGATAAAATCAATCTTTTTAGATGGGACAACCGCTGGCAGTTAGTGGGAAGATTCGATGGGGAATACGCAAAATTTGTCGATGCCGATAAACCAACTTTTTTGACCAACCACGAAGTCTACAGGATAACCAACAGTGGCGTGGAGCTTTTGGTACGCACGACAGAGTTAGGTTTAAAGGAAAAATCAACGGATTTAACGTGTTTTTACGAAACAAGCAACTTCATTTTCCTTGGAACAAGGGCGTATTATCTGTTGGTTTACAATAAAACTGATAAATCCTTTAAAATTGTGGCAGAAGGATGGATCGATCCACAGAAAATATTGTCAAGTGGAGATTGGGTTGTAACCGTCGGAACTTCAACGCTTTTGTTCTTCGATGTTAAGAACCAATCTTTCAAAAGTGAGATCCAAAAAATGGAAGGTCAAGTGAAAGACGCTGTAATCGTTGGCAAAGATTTGTACGTTTTGGCTGACAATCGAATCGACGTTTTTACTCTACCGTGA
- a CDS encoding MFS transporter has product MDILELEKDLHKRLIIFSSIDGFFLGIYGVLFNLFLKESGYSSSFVGKIAAYNLWGGAVLGSMLAILSQRFAKKPLFFIYYTLSVFFGFYRLIDFSSPNLEICSFLFGAFTGITGIMVHTSGAQTTDKQRRGKFLSVTFGIGMLVGVLSNMLGGLFGQLVGLRNALLMASLLRTMAILSIVKIKFSKVPSRQRSILTDVQKKVLLYYLLSTASVGFGAGLFVNFGNVIFYDLFGLNVALIGMILSIAQLATSIGAIFSTILAKRIGEMRLLIISYVVVPAMIVSLSFIREPITFTTVYVLRFAFMNMVTPVLNNVVFSFLPLNLLLATSGLNNFVGSSARAISANLFSVFSSLPNGYTHIFTISSLFYILNAYFMIRMYWQLSQKKSRLFNLSSIFQKSRTK; this is encoded by the coding sequence TTGGACATCCTTGAGCTTGAAAAAGACCTACACAAAAGGTTGATAATCTTCTCCTCGATTGATGGATTCTTTTTGGGTATTTACGGTGTGCTTTTCAATCTTTTTCTGAAAGAATCCGGATACTCCTCAAGCTTTGTTGGAAAAATTGCCGCTTACAACCTTTGGGGTGGAGCTGTGCTCGGATCTATGCTAGCCATTCTCAGCCAGCGTTTTGCCAAAAAACCCTTGTTTTTCATCTACTACACTTTGAGTGTGTTTTTTGGTTTTTACAGACTCATTGATTTTTCAAGCCCAAACCTTGAAATATGTTCATTTCTTTTTGGAGCGTTCACAGGGATAACAGGGATAATGGTTCATACTTCCGGGGCACAAACAACAGATAAGCAAAGACGCGGAAAGTTTTTGTCGGTAACCTTTGGCATCGGCATGCTTGTGGGAGTCTTATCGAACATGCTTGGTGGTCTTTTTGGTCAACTTGTAGGACTTAGAAACGCCCTTTTGATGGCTTCCTTGCTCAGAACAATGGCAATATTGTCAATCGTGAAAATCAAATTTTCAAAAGTACCTTCAAGACAAAGAAGTATTTTGACCGATGTTCAAAAAAAGGTACTTTTGTATTATCTTCTTTCAACAGCATCAGTTGGATTCGGCGCAGGACTTTTTGTGAACTTTGGCAACGTTATCTTTTACGATTTGTTTGGATTGAACGTTGCTTTGATAGGAATGATACTTTCTATAGCTCAGCTTGCAACTTCAATTGGGGCGATATTTTCAACAATTCTTGCAAAAAGAATTGGCGAAATGAGACTTTTGATAATTTCTTACGTCGTTGTTCCTGCGATGATAGTATCTTTGAGCTTCATAAGAGAACCTATAACTTTCACAACCGTGTATGTTTTGCGCTTTGCCTTCATGAACATGGTCACACCCGTTTTGAACAACGTGGTTTTTTCGTTTTTACCGCTAAACCTTTTATTAGCAACCTCTGGACTGAACAACTTTGTTGGAAGTTCCGCAAGAGCTATTTCCGCAAATCTCTTTAGCGTTTTTTCTAGCCTTCCAAACGGTTACACCCACATATTCACGATAAGTTCTCTTTTTTACATTCTTAATGCCTATTTCATGATCAGAATGTACTGGCAGCTTTCTCAAAAGAAAAGCAGATTATTCAACCTTTCCTCAATTTTCCAAAAATCCCGCACAAAATGA